AGACTTGTAGCAGGCATCTGGAATGGCATTAAATGTGTTATCATAACTAAGAATAATTGTGTAACGTTCAGTTCTTggtataaaataatgtaatatattttgCTTCAATTTCTTCAACTTTCAGTTTATATTGCCTCTTTCAATGCTATTTTAAATGTAGTCACTCTGTACATTTTCATCAGTTATTATtgtaaatgtttttgttttctagacATTGACATTCTGAGTAACCAACCAAACAGATTTTATTAGTGAATAGGGATTGCTGAATAGTCTTCCAGTTATTTacttatgaaaatgaaataaaatgaattgaGCTTTTTCTTCAcaagttaaaattaaagaaaatttagtttttgtgaaaaattcatTCCACTCTTCTATGttgcaaaaattaattttaacatgtatGAGGaatttaattcattctaacTTTGTAATTTCTTTTCTAATAAAATGTTTGTAGAAAAATATGGGATAAAATTTACATGCATGGAGTACAATCAATATCTATGATTGGTGTTGTTTTCAATGATTAGACTTTCATCGAATCTTTTTAGCAAGAAGTAAAATatcaaagaaattttttgaacttGATTAGGGATGGAGACAATAACAGTAATTAAGGTACATGACTTAGAAGTCAGACTTATTCTATAgtcaaataatgttttttaaatgtatttttaagggattgtttattgataattttaggtaagtatatatatatatatatatatatatatatatatatatatatatatatatatattcccccACTTAATTtggaaaagaaattttgaagatattattgtattgaaatgtatattttttttcttattttattatgtaaaatataaacattCTAGGAATGATACAagtgtttttttcttccattgttGAATCAAGCCAACCTAATTGCACTCTATTAGGTCAAGATGCCTTCCCATTTAAGCAATGAAAGAAAAGCACTCTGATTTCCAATTATGAAAAAggtaatttttttcacataaatttTACATCATTCCTACGttacttttgttatatttagATTGGTGTGGACGAAGCGAATGAGAAAAGAGTTCCTTTTGCTTCGTGTTCAGGCTTCGTAGCGTGTTGGGAATTCATGTGTAATTCTTCAGCAACGTTGTTAATCACGCATGACATGCCATGCCGTTTTTTTTGAACTTTGATTTGAAGGGTTAATTTCTATGGAGTATTAAATCATGAACCTTTGAACTcacaataaaaaatcataaatcttTGAACCTCTATACGTCAACAATGAACACCAACAGTTCATACCAGAAACACAATTCCAATCAAAACAAGTACCCTTCGAGCCTTCTTCCATGAATTTCCAACATGTCTTGATCTTACCACTGTAAAAGTTGATTATgtcttttttatcattaaaaacaGAATCCACTGAATACAATATTCCTTGGTCCAAGTCACaggttgttttttcttttttcactaaGCTTATCATTAACATTGAAGCTACTCAgttttcttttaaccaaatttcaACCAGCTACAAATGTTGAGTGTAAAATGGACCTTTCTGATGCATCCAcaacatattaaaaaagaaaacaacaaaatccACAACCTTTTTCCACATTAATCAAGACTAAAGGATGGTTGACAACATGcatagtttaaaataaaattcaacttaGACATACTCATTGGATTATTTTATATACGTCTATTAAGAACAAAACCGTGAATGAACTTCAGACTCTAAAGTGAACAATACTTAGGATGTGTGGTGATTGACCCTAACGATTACTCATCTTATTCCATACTttgtatttcattttctttctatatatGTATGTTTATGTAAAAGGAAGTTGTACAAGCTTGTTTTTTTGCAGCTGTTTGtggtatatatgtatatatgataTAGTGTTAGCAACTTGGTCATGTTACAAGCTACCTAATTAGCTGCTATCTTTGTGAAAAAAAGTGGTGTGCCAGAAGATGTATAAAAACTAGGAGGAAGAAAAATAGAATAACTTGGAAGTTTACTGTTCAATGCACCAGCACTAGCAATTGGGTCCAACCTAGATGTACCTAAATGACAAAACAAAGTCTAAAagggagaagaaaagaaaaagggtgGTCTTCACATTTTCTCTGCTTTTGTTATTTACATATGGTTTCTTTTCGACCTTACTTTCTCTTAGGATGATGATTGTAACAAAAGTCCCACTTTCTCTATCTTATCTCCACTCTTGTCATTTTGTCTACTCTTCAATGCTTCCCATtacaatataagaaaatttaaatcaacaaaGCAAGAACTAAGAAAGGGAAAATGGAAAGAGAGAGGAGAAAGCTTCCTAGGTGCTCTATTTTATAAACTATTGGAATTTGGTGATCTCATGATGGTgcatttactttaatttttgcTGACACTGTGCATAGAATTTATGACCTTCATTACAGCATGAACTGCAGTTTAAATGATCATAAAGTCTAATGATATatgttaattataaattaatgcaGTGATTATgatgaaataaattatgaaaacgTTAAAATCATCTCTGCAGATGATTACtgatctatatttatttattcaaagttTGACCCGAGCTCCAAAATAGTGAAACTCAATCAAGATTTCAGTAAGAACAGGAAAAActatatgaaataaaaagaagTTCAGACTATGCAAAATGTGTGTTAGAGATCCACAACTACAATTAATTCGTTTACCTTGTTTGATTTCTCACACCACAAAACGTAAGtgttatcatcatcatcatcttatGTTGTGAAAAAAACTTTGGTCTTTGTTTCCCTAGTACTAGGAAAACATTAGCTTCTGTATATGGGCCACACAGAAAGTTATTGTGATCAATGAACATGCATTAGTCTTACACAAGATACAATTTTTGTGATCAACACATAGGTGTGCTATGTCTAGATTATTGTTACAAGTACGTGTAGGGTACTGACATTCTGCATAAATGTTCTGCATTTAAAAACGaagcaaagaaagaaaagtggtATTTGCTTTACTTCTTGATCAGATTGTACTTGAAAACTGACACAGAAATGGTTTTTCTTGCTATAGGTGTCAGCAAAAAAGAAAGGGAAATAGAAAAGAAGCAAAAACACATTATCATTATCTGGGTTGAGTTACTTGAGAAAACTGATTAGACTAAATTGGCATATAACCAAGGAGAGGGACCCTCCCACCTTCATCAAGTTAACCCACCCACCTTCCTTTTGGTGCATCTTTCTGCGATGATGACAACTTAGGATACGGTTATGTCCTTTCCATCACTGAATTCCAGTAACATGTGTCCCTTCCAAGCAACCTCATTCTCTtgtcttctcttcttttttttccatCTTTGGATTCTCTTCATCCGAACACACACTTTCACAGGTGGTGGTTGGTGTGACACAGCAATCACAAACACTGTGAAGACCATTATTCATTGAATTCATCACACTGAATCAAAGGAGACACCCTGGCTTATGATTATTCTCAAGACGTGTTTTCCTAACAACAATAATGACCCTTGAAGAACAAGATGAAataggaagagaaaaaaaaaaaaatcattggacaaagacactttttttttttcttctttcatttatgGAAAGGAAAAAGATACCAATATTCTGAGGTGGGAAAACAAAGCAGGAGAATAAAGAAAGAGTTGCCATTTCATGGTAAGAAAGCCACTTTTACAATTAGACCAAGCTTTGTACCTTGTTGATGGAGGAAACCATAAACCATAAACCATTGAAATCAAAACCCATGTAGTAAACCATTCTCTCTATCTAAATCATCCACAACACAGGACACAATCTCTAATCTTGATCTCCTCAGGAGGGTGATTCTGAGACTCTAGGTGAGGTGAGTGGGAACAAAGGCAAGAGCTGTGGTTCTGAGTCTCTGGGGGTGGACATGGGAGAGGGATGCAAGTAGAAGCCCTTTTCTGCTATGGCCTTTTCCTCCTCCGATGAGTTTCCCAATGAAGGTGAGGACTTGTCAAAAGGGTCATCATTCAATGGGGTGACAGGGCTGAGAGCAAGGGAAGGGAAATCAAGCAAACTTGGGGAGAGGATCTCAGGCTTATTTCTTGGTGAAAAACCTGGAGAGTTGTTTCTGGCAAAATTGGGCATCAAGGTGTTGAGCATGAGGCTGTTCTTGAGGCTGTTCCTCCTCTCATAGAGCTTTCCCTGCTTCTTTGGTGGAGTCTTGATTGGGGGATGTTGAAGTTTCTTGatggtggaggtggtggtggtggttgtggcaCTGGATCTTGTGGTTGCTTTGTGGTGTCTGATGAACCAGTTAACATTTGAACCACATGCTTGAAGGTGGAGGTATCAGCTTGAACAAAAGTTGTAGGGTAAGGGTTGGAATCAGATCTGGGGATGGTCTTGGGAGTGAGGGGTGGTGTTGTGATTTGGATGCCATTGCTGTTGCTGCTGCTCATGCAGTTGCTCACATTGCTTGTTGGAGAGTTCATAGGAGAAGGGTGGCTCTCTCTTTCTTGAAACCTTGAACTGATTTCCATGAGACAAACCTAAAGGGTTAGTTAGGTTAGGGGTGATTTGGGTGGGGATTGGAGGAGAAACACATGGAAGAGTGAAAAACAAGGCTCAAAAGAATGAAAGAAAGGGTTGAAAGAAAAGAGGGTTGCTTTGCTTTTCCTTGCTTGCTTATTGTGTTTTGCTGTTCTTTTCTATACTATactatatactattttttttggtttctttttctCATACTATTCAAACTTTTTCTTGTGagcattaaaatattttctctctcccttcaaaaattgattttttcttttgtgggGCTTGGGGGTGTTGCTGGCTAGAGAGAAAATGCCCCCAACAAGACTAGGGATTTATAAAGACAGAAGGAAAGGGAATTGTTAGAATTGGGAATTTTGGTATGAGGCATCTGTACCACACCACTGGCAAAGCTATCATTGTTTGTGGTGTTAAACATATTTGTGACATTGACTTCAAAACCTAACTGCCAAGACTATTGCATATGTGATGGGATATTTATGTTCTATGTTCCATTTCATTCCTAGACTTTGTGCCTTTGTGTTCTGTTGTGTTATGttgttttttaattcaaaagaaaaaaaatatactcaCATGGATATGTAAACTGGTTAACTTTGGCCTAACTTGGACAATTAAAATGATAGAGAAAGATAAAATGAGAGAATATAATGTTGTTTGTGTTCAAAAGTTCAAAGtttgaagatatttttcatatttgttttttgcatTTTGGAGAATaacttgtttccttttataaGTGTACACATAAGTTAACACTAACTGCTACATTTTTTCCTACTTTTACAATTGGAAATGAGTTGAGTCAATTTATGATAACTtgtttaatacaaaaataattgaattcaaACTTGATTTGAGCTTATAATATCTTTGAGTTTAAGTCAAGGTCACAACCAATTTAGTATAATTCATCAgccaaaatttaataaaaaaaccaataacttttaaaataatcattataaaaataataataataatgtcataTATAGcaacttataattaaatagcgatataaatatttatattgtcaatacattttaaaaaatatgtatctttttattgaaatttattttattgaaagaaaaGTTCGTATAAAACAACTAGggatataataataaatatagttgtCTGTATATGGACAGAGAACTAAGTCAGAGTAGTGGGAATTTTTAAACATAGTTTACATTCTATCAATTTCTttgaatgcatttttaatattttgctCATGTATATTAGCTATCTTATTTTCttcgaattaaaaaaaaatagaaaaatgcttatttgaattgtatatttaatttgaatatgtaTTCAAATTGAAATGTAATTCTAACTTCTAatctattttcttaaatataattcttcgttttacaaaaaaaaaaaaaaacttataattttatcaaaGATAAAATGGATGAgactttttgttaaaaatagcATGCATGTTCACACCAGATATATCAACTGCATACGTGAACTTTGacaaaagaacataaaaaagataaaagaatctCAAGTTGCAGCCTGATATTAatacttcaaaaataaaaataaccataTTCTCAATCAGTAATATGATAAATGTTATCAACATGTTATAGAaccatattttttgttatcaaCTAAAATCTATGATAATTAATGAAGAGTTGCACAcagttttataaatttcaatatagtTTAACTATTactaaaaactttacaaaagtGTATTAATAACATATAGCTAACATAGTCTCTAAATCtgtataaataaacaaaaattgtaattatataGTTTTCTACCATATCAGAACTGACTGCAGAATAGAATGAACGAGAAACATATACTTAGAGGCAATAGTTTATATTGGataaggaatttttttttagtaagaaaaaaaatctatatattaTGGATCTTAATCATATCCTATAATAATAGtttgttttcattaatttttctgTCTTGCAACATGATCCTCTCATGTTGGATTgttcttttcttcaaatttttaaagtatatatttgTACTGGTGCTGGTGCAGTGTGACAGTTGCAGAAGTTTCAATGCTGAGTTATTTGAATTTACATTTAGTATCCAAAATATCTTGATGAGTGACTAATAATTAACATGTTAATATGATGATAATggtcttaattaaattaatggtTTAATCAGTGTTTTTTCTGTGATGGGTTATGTGAATCAGTTCGGTTCCAAAAACAAAgtgcagcagcagcagcaggaAGCACTTATGGATTCCATAAGTTTGATTCTACAAAGTTGGTGATTGGTAACATGTAATTTCATATCTTCCACTTGAGTTAGTGGTTTAGATTTTTCTTTCCACACTTTAAAATCTTGAAAagctaaaaaagaaaaagggaatCAAATTctgatttatattatttacattaaaaaggAGATAGAcagcagaagaagaagagagatgATGGGGGACCAAATGCCAATAAGACAAAGTCACTCAGTGCTTTTAAGAATTGATTTATTACTCTTTAATGGATGATCATTATTAGGGTAGTGTGGAATCCATTTTTAAACTCTTCTGTTATGCAGAATTTATTCATTTctcatgaaagaaaaagaaaaaaaaaattattattattattattattacctgTTAAGTGTCAATGAAGAAACCTACTGTACTAGCTATCATTAATCATGATATAATGCTTTCAGTTTTCAGCAAggataaattattataatgtcAAAGTTTGGACTACATAGAAAATGAtgtatatcttatttttttcctattcatGTGATGTTTTGAGTTTATGGTAATTAATgagagaaatgaaaaatgatttagaAAAAAGAGTTTCCCAAAAGGGTTTGATTGATGAGGTGCTAAAATgagtgagaaaaataaaaatgcaaatgGGTGTTAGAGAGAAAGTGAGATACCATGCCCACCTTGAAGTGGGAAATGAGTAAGCATTGAAGAATGAGTAGCAATGAACACATGACAGAGCGCAATACCAAATTATGTGATATCTTCTGCAACAAAAAAAGAGACTATACTAAAATTAAAGTGAATTCATGATctattttttctgaaaatgacCCTATTTTTTGTTCTTCGCTTCTAGTGGTG
This region of Vigna unguiculata cultivar IT97K-499-35 chromosome 5, ASM411807v1, whole genome shotgun sequence genomic DNA includes:
- the LOC114185302 gene encoding LOW QUALITY PROTEIN: VQ motif-containing protein 19 (The sequence of the model RefSeq protein was modified relative to this genomic sequence to represent the inferred CDS: inserted 3 bases in 2 codons), whose translation is MEISSRFQERESHPSPMNSPTSNVSNCMSSSNSNGIQITTPPLTPKTIPRSDSNPYPTTFVQADTSTFKHVVQMLTGSSDTTKQPQDPVPQPPPPPPPSRNFNXPPIKTPPKKQGKLYERRNSLKNSLMLNTLMPNFARNNSPGFSPRNKPEILSPSLLDFPSLALSPVTPLNDDPFDKSSPSLGNSSEEEKAIAEKGFYLHPSPMSTPRDSEPQLLPLFPLTSPRVSXNHPPEEIKIRDCVLCCG